One genomic window of Arachis stenosperma cultivar V10309 chromosome 10, arast.V10309.gnm1.PFL2, whole genome shotgun sequence includes the following:
- the LOC130956231 gene encoding pathogenesis-related protein 1B-like produces the protein MKTCKISFSPVTILGLLLCIMGYVYAHDSPKDYVDAHNVARSEVGEPSLIWDNSVAAYAQNYANQRRKDCELIHSHGPYGENLAWSSSNEFSGVDGVKLWVDEKAYFDYMSNSCADNQMCGHYTQVVWKNTLRVGCAKVICDNNGGTFITCNYDPPGNYIGERPY, from the coding sequence atgaaaacatgcaagattTCATTTTCTCCTGTCACTATCTTAGGTTTATTATTATGCATTATGGGTTATGTGTATGCTCATGATTCACCAAAAGACTATGTTGATGCACACAATGTAGCAAGATCAGAAGTGGGAGAACCAAGTTTGATTTGGGACAATTCTGTTGCAGCATATGCACAAAACTATGCCAATCAACGTCGAAAAGATTGCGAGCTGATCCATTCACATGGGCCTTATGGAGAGAACCTTGCATGGAGTAGCAGTAATGAATTTTCAGGTGTAGATGGTGTGAAATTATGGGTAGACGAAAAGGCATACTTTGATTACATGTCAAACTCATGTGCTGATAACCAAATGTGTGGTCATTATACTCAAGTGGTTTGGAAAAACACATTGCGCGTTGGTTGTGCCAAAGTGATTTGCGACAATAATGGAGGCACTTTCATTACTTGTAACTATGATCCTCCTGGCAATTACATTGGAGAAAGACCttactaa
- the LOC130956228 gene encoding pathogenesis-related protein 1B-like, translating to MASLFSVVLCVLGLVIVGHVAYAQDSRQDYLDAHNAARSEVGVPNLSWDDTVAAYAQNYANQRKGDCQLVHSDGQYGENIAGGSGDFSGTVAVKLWVDEKQYYDYNSNSCASGQVCGHYTQVIWRDSIRLGCAKVTCDNNAGTFIICSYDPPGNIIGQKPY from the coding sequence ATGGCTTCATTATTCTCTGTTGTGTTGTGTGTGTTAGGATTAGTGATTGTGGGTCACGTGGCCTATGCCCAAGACTCACGACAAGATTACCTTGATGCTCACAATGCAGCAAGATCCGAGGTTGGTGTTCCAAACTTGTCTTGGGATGACACCGTTGCAGCCTATGCACAAAACTACGCCAATCAGCGAAAAGGTGATTGCCAATTGGTCCATTCCGATGGCCAATATGGGGAGAACATTGCAGGGGGCAGCGGTGACTTTTCCGGCACGGTTGCCGTGAAATTATGGGTGGACGAGAAGCAATACTATGACTATAATTCTAATAGTTGTGCGAGTGGTCAAGTCTGTGGTCATTACACACAAGTAATTTGGCGCGATTCGATAAGACTTGGATGCGCCAAAGTAACTTGTGATAATAATGCGGGCACTTTTATTATTTGTAGCTATGATCCACCTGGCAATATCATTGGCCAAAAGCCTTACTAA
- the LOC130956227 gene encoding pathogenesis-related protein 1C-like gives MGSCSVLLCMLGLIIVIVGDVVYGQNSIQDLLNAHNSARSAVGVPNLVWDDVVASYAERYANERRDCQLIHSSGGPYGENIAMGWGGYIVSGTDAVRLWVNEKPYYDYNFNTCVGGVDCLHYTQIVWRNSLRVGCAKVTCNNGGVFVTCNYDPPGNIIGERPY, from the coding sequence ATGGGTTCATGCTCTGTGTTATTGTGTATGTTGGGGTTAATAATTGTGATTGTGGGTGATGTAGTTTATGGTCAAAACTCAATACAAGACCTCCTTAATGCTCACAATTCAGCAAGATCAGCGGTTGGAGTTCCAAATTTGGTTTGGGATGATGTTGTTGCAAGCTATGCTGAAAGATATGCAAATGAGCGTAGAGATTGTCAATTGATCCATTCATCAGGTGGGCCCTATGGAGAGAACATTGCAATGGGTTGGGGAGGTTATATTGTTTCAGGCACTGATGCCGTGAGATTGTGGGTAAATGAAAAACCATATTATGATTATAATTTTAACACTTGTGTTGGTGGTGTGGATTGTCTTCACTATACTCAAATTGTTTGGAGAAATTCGTTGCGCGTTGGATGTGCAAAAGTAACTTGTAATAATGGTGGTGTTTTTGTTACATGTAATTATGATCCTCCCGGTAATATTATTGGAGAGAGACCTTACTAA
- the LOC130956411 gene encoding pathogenesis-related protein 1B-like translates to MDSFSVVLCVLGLVIVGHVAYAQDSQQDYLDAHNAARSEVGVPNLSWDDTVAAYAQNYANQRKSDCQSVHSDGQYGENIARGNGNFSGTDAVKLWVEEKEYYDYGPNSCVSAQVCVHYIQVIWRDSVRLGCAKVICDNNTGTFVICSYDPGANITDQKPY, encoded by the coding sequence ATGGATTCATTCTCTGTTGTGTTGTGTGTGTTAGGATTAGTGATTGTGGGTCATGTGGCTTATGCCCAAGACTCACAACAAGATTACCTTGATGCTCACAACGCAGCAAGATCCGAGGTTGGTGTTCCAAACTTGTCTTGGGATGACACTGTTGCAGCCTATGCACAAAACTACGCCAATCAGCgaaaaagtgattgccaatcGGTCCATTCCGATGGCCAATATGGGGAGAACATTGCAAGGGGCAACGGTAACTTTTCCGGCACGGATGCCGTGAAATTATGGGTGGAGGAGAAGGAATACTATGACTATGGTCCGAATAGTTGTGTGAGTGCCCAAGTCTGTGTCCACTACATACAAGTGATTTGGCGTGACTCGGTAAGACTTGGGTGCGCCAAAGTAATTTGCGATAATAATACAGGCACTTTTGTTATTTGCAGCTATGATCCAGGTGCTAATATCACTGATCAAAAGCCTTACTAA